A stretch of Nonomuraea africana DNA encodes these proteins:
- a CDS encoding class I SAM-dependent methyltransferase yields the protein MLSPSSRANRFWWDGNADEYQVEHGDFLRDSGFIWCPEGVDEAAAHLLGDVTAKDVLEIGCGAAQCARWLAGQGARVAAFDISHRQLRHSQRIDLDTGSRVPVVQADAESLPFAAASFDLACSAFGALPFVAEPLKVFQEVRRVLRPGGRFVFSVSHPIRWAFPDDPGERGLTSDRSYFDRTPYEERDDAGTPTYVEHHRTMGDWIALLVASGLTVQGLLEPEWPPGHDRVWGGWSPLRGRHFPGTAIFTCSA from the coding sequence GTGCTGTCTCCGTCGTCGCGCGCCAACCGCTTCTGGTGGGACGGCAACGCGGACGAGTACCAGGTGGAGCACGGAGACTTCCTCCGCGACTCCGGCTTCATCTGGTGCCCCGAGGGAGTCGACGAGGCAGCGGCGCATCTGCTCGGCGACGTCACGGCCAAGGACGTGCTGGAGATCGGCTGCGGCGCCGCCCAGTGCGCGCGATGGCTGGCCGGGCAGGGTGCGCGGGTGGCGGCCTTCGACATCTCCCACCGCCAGCTGCGCCACTCCCAGCGCATCGATCTCGACACCGGCTCGCGGGTGCCCGTCGTGCAGGCCGACGCCGAGAGCCTGCCCTTCGCCGCGGCCAGCTTCGATCTGGCCTGCTCGGCCTTCGGTGCGCTGCCGTTCGTGGCCGAGCCGCTGAAGGTCTTCCAGGAGGTCCGCAGGGTGCTGCGGCCCGGCGGGCGGTTCGTGTTCTCGGTGAGCCATCCGATCAGGTGGGCCTTCCCCGACGACCCGGGCGAGCGGGGGCTCACCTCCGACCGCTCCTACTTCGACCGCACGCCGTACGAGGAGAGGGACGACGCGGGCACGCCCACCTACGTCGAGCACCACCGCACCATGGGCGACTGGATCGCCCTGCTCGTCGCCTCCGGCCTGACCGTCCAGGGGCTGCTGGAGCCCGAGTGGCCGCCGGGCCACGACCGCGTGTGGGGCGGCTGGAGCCCCCTCAGGGGCCGCCACTTCCCCGGCACCGCCATCTTCACCTGTAGCGCCTAG
- a CDS encoding GNAT family N-acetyltransferase, with the protein MSDAMETDRLIMRRWRESDLAPFAAMNADPEVMEHFPATLSRAESDALVDRIERGFDEHGYGLWALEVRSTGAFIGFTGLALQTFEAAFTPAVEVGWRLARPAWGHGYAIEAARAAVGHGFGAAGLGEIVSMTAMTNVRSQAVMRRLGMTRDPADDFDHPRVPAGSPLRRHVLYRLVTER; encoded by the coding sequence ATGAGTGACGCGATGGAGACCGATCGGCTGATCATGCGGCGCTGGCGCGAGTCGGATCTCGCGCCCTTCGCCGCGATGAACGCCGATCCCGAGGTGATGGAGCACTTCCCCGCCACCCTGAGCCGCGCCGAGAGCGACGCTCTCGTGGATCGCATCGAGCGCGGCTTCGACGAGCACGGTTACGGCCTGTGGGCGCTGGAGGTGCGTTCGACGGGCGCCTTCATCGGGTTCACCGGGCTGGCGCTCCAGACGTTCGAGGCCGCCTTCACCCCGGCCGTCGAGGTGGGCTGGCGGCTGGCCCGTCCCGCATGGGGGCACGGATACGCGATCGAGGCCGCCCGCGCGGCCGTCGGCCACGGTTTCGGCGCGGCGGGCCTCGGCGAGATCGTCTCCATGACCGCGATGACGAACGTGCGCTCCCAGGCCGTGATGCGCCGTCTGGGCATGACCCGCGACCCCGCCGACGACTTCGACCATCCCCGGGTGCCCGCCGGCAGCCCACTGCGCAGGCACGTGCTGTACCGGCTGGTCACAGAGCGATGA
- a CDS encoding RDD family protein: MSGKQEQPRWTQTWLGGVRSAGVDLGYPGERLGVPEEGSGSMARFGRRFGALIIDWLICTWAITQALLRINPAESPWVPVAVFAVQYLLLVGFLGQTFGHRLLGIRVAAMDGGRPRWLPVLVRTILLCLAVPAVIFDRDQRGVHDRVSNTMVVRM, translated from the coding sequence ATGAGCGGCAAGCAGGAGCAGCCCCGGTGGACCCAGACCTGGCTGGGCGGGGTGCGGTCGGCGGGGGTCGATCTCGGGTACCCGGGTGAGCGGCTGGGCGTGCCCGAGGAGGGCAGCGGCTCGATGGCCAGGTTCGGGCGCAGGTTCGGCGCGCTGATCATCGACTGGCTCATCTGCACCTGGGCGATCACGCAGGCGCTGCTGCGGATCAACCCGGCCGAGTCGCCGTGGGTCCCCGTGGCGGTCTTCGCGGTGCAGTACCTCCTGCTGGTCGGCTTCCTCGGCCAGACGTTCGGGCACCGGCTGCTGGGCATCAGGGTCGCGGCGATGGACGGCGGGCGGCCCCGTTGGCTGCCCGTGCTGGTGCGCACGATCCTGCTGTGCCTGGCCGTCCCCGCGGTGATCTTCGACCGCGACCAGCGCGGCGTGCACGACCGGGTGTCGAACACCATGGTCGTGCGCATGTAG
- the glnA gene encoding type I glutamate--ammonia ligase — MFNSADDVLKFIGDEGVQFVDVRFTDLPGTTHHFTFPVENFGASVFSDGLMFDGSSIRGFQAIHESDMLLLPDPSSAVLDPFRQHKTLNINFFVHDPLTGEAYSRDPRNVARKAEEYLKGTGIADTAYFGPEAEFYIFDDVRFETSANAGFYYIDSIEGAWNTGKAAEGGNLGYKPRYKGGYFPVPPMDHFTDLRSEMVRNLIECGVDVEMQHHEVGTAGQAEIDFKFGTLLKTADNLMLYKYVIKSTALEYGHTVTFMPKPIFGDNGSGMHCHQSLWKDGSPLFYDEVGYAGLSDTARYYIGGLLKHAPSLLAFTNPTVNSYHRLVPGYEAPVNLVYSQRNRSACVRIPITGSNPKAKRIEFRVPDPSCNPYFAFAAMLMAGIDGIRNKIEPPEPVDKDLYELPPEEARLVPQVPGSLTEVLNALEADHDYLLEGGVFTPDLIETWIEYKRTNEVDPIRLRPHPHEFEMYYDV; from the coding sequence GTGTTTAACTCCGCCGACGACGTCCTGAAGTTCATTGGGGACGAAGGGGTGCAGTTCGTCGATGTCAGGTTCACCGACCTGCCCGGGACGACTCACCACTTCACCTTCCCCGTCGAGAACTTCGGCGCCAGCGTGTTCTCCGACGGCCTCATGTTCGACGGCTCGTCGATCCGCGGTTTCCAGGCCATCCACGAGTCGGACATGCTTCTGCTGCCCGACCCCTCCAGCGCCGTGCTCGACCCGTTCCGCCAGCACAAGACGCTCAACATCAACTTCTTCGTCCACGACCCGCTGACCGGTGAGGCCTACAGCCGCGACCCGCGCAACGTCGCCCGCAAGGCGGAGGAGTACCTCAAGGGCACCGGCATCGCCGACACGGCCTACTTCGGGCCCGAGGCCGAGTTCTACATCTTCGACGACGTCCGCTTCGAGACGAGCGCGAACGCCGGCTTCTACTACATCGACTCCATCGAGGGCGCCTGGAACACCGGCAAGGCCGCCGAGGGCGGCAACCTCGGCTACAAGCCGCGCTACAAGGGCGGCTACTTCCCGGTGCCGCCGATGGACCACTTCACCGACCTGCGCTCGGAGATGGTCCGCAACCTCATCGAGTGCGGCGTCGACGTCGAGATGCAGCACCACGAGGTCGGCACCGCCGGTCAGGCGGAGATCGACTTCAAGTTCGGCACGCTGCTCAAGACCGCCGACAACCTGATGCTCTACAAGTACGTCATCAAGAGCACGGCCCTGGAGTACGGCCACACGGTCACCTTCATGCCGAAGCCGATCTTCGGTGACAACGGCTCGGGCATGCACTGCCACCAGTCACTGTGGAAGGACGGCTCGCCGCTCTTCTACGACGAGGTCGGCTACGCGGGCCTGTCCGACACCGCCCGCTACTACATCGGCGGCCTGCTCAAGCACGCGCCCTCGCTGCTGGCCTTCACCAACCCGACGGTCAACTCCTACCACCGCCTGGTGCCGGGGTACGAGGCTCCCGTCAACCTGGTCTACTCCCAGCGCAACCGCTCGGCCTGCGTGCGCATCCCGATCACCGGGTCCAACCCGAAGGCCAAGCGCATCGAGTTCAGGGTGCCCGACCCCTCCTGCAACCCGTACTTCGCGTTCGCGGCGATGCTGATGGCGGGCATCGACGGCATCCGCAACAAGATCGAGCCGCCGGAGCCCGTCGACAAGGACCTCTACGAGCTGCCGCCCGAGGAGGCGCGTCTCGTCCCGCAGGTGCCCGGCTCGCTGACGGAGGTACTCAACGCGCTCGAGGCCGACCACGACTACCTGCTCGAGGGCGGCGTGTTCACGCCCGACCTGATCGAGACGTGGATCGAGTACAAGCGCACCAACGAGGTCGACCCGATCCGGCTGCGCCCGCACCCGCACGAGTTCGAGATGTACTACGACGTGTGA
- a CDS encoding tyrosine-type recombinase/integrase, whose protein sequence is MGVISGDRPKIPGRRNQENRKHGMHALRHYFASVLLDAGESIKALADYLGHQNPGYTLRTYTHLMPGSEGRTRSAIDQTFSREDPKTGTEPDSRLNDQGIGSSAACICHTYDV, encoded by the coding sequence GTGGGCGTGATCTCCGGGGATCGGCCGAAGATACCTGGTCGTCGCAACCAGGAGAATCGCAAGCACGGCATGCACGCGCTGCGGCACTACTTCGCCAGCGTGCTGCTCGATGCTGGCGAGTCCATCAAGGCGTTGGCCGATTACCTCGGACACCAGAACCCTGGATACACGCTGCGGACGTACACGCACCTGATGCCCGGCAGCGAGGGCCGGACCCGGAGCGCGATCGACCAGACGTTCAGCCGGGAGGACCCGAAAACCGGAACAGAACCGGACAGCCGTCTTAACGATCAAGGGATCGGCAGTTCAGCGGCCTGCATATGTCACACCTACGATGTGTGA
- a CDS encoding DUF4191 domain-containing protein codes for MAKPVDPEKPGRIKQLRMIAKIIQQANPKGMPIVFLSAVATLAVVIVIGLVTGWFWYSIFIGIMLAFTVGLVVFGQLAQRAQYSMLDGQTGAAAAVLQGMRGNWEVTPAIAANRDQDLVHLVVGFPGIVLVSEGPGNRVQKMLVGEKKRLQRVVMDVPVYDVQCGDGEGQVPLGKLQRHLMKLPRNLKKPAVNQVKDRLRSLPKNLPMPKGPMPKGARMPRGPKMR; via the coding sequence ATGGCTAAGCCCGTAGACCCAGAGAAGCCGGGGCGCATCAAGCAGCTCCGCATGATCGCGAAGATCATCCAGCAGGCCAACCCCAAGGGGATGCCGATCGTCTTTCTCTCGGCGGTCGCCACGCTGGCGGTGGTCATCGTGATCGGCCTGGTCACGGGCTGGTTCTGGTATTCGATCTTCATCGGCATCATGCTCGCGTTCACCGTGGGCCTGGTCGTGTTCGGCCAGCTGGCCCAGCGCGCCCAGTACTCCATGCTCGACGGCCAGACCGGCGCGGCCGCCGCGGTGCTGCAGGGCATGCGGGGCAACTGGGAGGTGACCCCGGCGATCGCCGCCAACCGCGACCAGGACCTCGTGCACCTGGTGGTGGGCTTCCCCGGCATCGTGCTGGTCTCCGAGGGCCCCGGCAACCGCGTCCAGAAGATGCTGGTCGGTGAGAAGAAGCGGCTGCAGCGCGTGGTCATGGACGTGCCGGTCTACGACGTCCAGTGCGGCGACGGCGAGGGCCAGGTGCCGCTCGGCAAGCTGCAGCGCCACCTGATGAAGCTGCCGCGCAACCTCAAGAAGCCGGCCGTGAACCAGGTCAAGGACCGGCTGCGCTCGCTGCCGAAGAACCTGCCGATGCCCAAGGGTCCGATGCCCAAGGGCGCCCGCATGCCGCGCGGCCCGAAGATGCGCTAG